From Corynebacterium sp. BD556, the proteins below share one genomic window:
- a CDS encoding DUF808 domain-containing protein, producing the protein MSGGLLALLDDVALIARTAAASADDVAGMTAKTSAKAAGVVIDDAAVTPQYVTNVTPARELPMIWRIAKGSIRNKLLFILPVALILNAVAPWALVPILMVGGAYLCFEGAEKIAHKVRRDEDAAQHEALHRTDSDEDSLVKSAIVTDLILSAEIMIIALDEVKEEPIAMEAAVLISVGIFITVAVYGAVGLLVKIDDIGHGMVRRGTAPKLGRGLVKGMPYVLSAIGIIGTVAMLWVGGHLIIRGMHEVIGWHWPHDLIERAAGAVGGGFAGWLVDTGISLVAGLITGFAVLAVVSLVKKTVVGATKPA; encoded by the coding sequence GTGTCCGGTGGCCTTTTAGCATTGCTTGACGACGTCGCCTTGATCGCGCGCACCGCAGCAGCCTCCGCTGACGACGTTGCCGGCATGACCGCCAAGACTTCCGCGAAGGCGGCGGGAGTTGTCATCGATGACGCTGCGGTGACCCCGCAGTACGTCACTAATGTCACCCCGGCGCGCGAACTACCGATGATTTGGCGGATCGCCAAAGGCTCGATCCGCAACAAGCTGCTTTTCATCTTGCCCGTTGCGTTGATCCTCAACGCGGTAGCACCTTGGGCGCTGGTGCCCATCCTCATGGTTGGCGGGGCCTATTTGTGCTTCGAGGGTGCGGAAAAGATCGCCCACAAGGTGCGCCGCGACGAAGATGCCGCGCAGCATGAGGCGCTTCACCGCACTGACAGTGACGAAGATTCCCTCGTCAAAAGCGCTATTGTGACTGACTTGATTTTGTCCGCCGAAATCATGATTATTGCCCTCGACGAAGTCAAAGAAGAACCGATCGCCATGGAGGCAGCCGTTTTAATTTCGGTGGGTATCTTCATCACCGTCGCCGTCTACGGCGCGGTAGGTCTGTTGGTCAAAATTGACGATATCGGCCACGGCATGGTCCGCCGCGGCACCGCGCCAAAGCTGGGCCGCGGACTGGTCAAAGGCATGCCGTATGTACTCAGCGCAATCGGCATCATCGGCACCGTCGCCATGCTGTGGGTCGGCGGGCACCTCATCATCCGCGGGATGCACGAGGTGATCGGCTGGCACTGGCCGCACGATTTGATTGAACGCGCAGCCGGGGCCGTCGGCGGTGGATTCGCCGGCTGGCTCGTCGACACCGGGATCTCCCTTGTCGCGGGACTTATCACAGGTTTCGCGGTCCTCGCCGTTGTCAGCCTTGTCAAAAAGACCGTTGTGGGTGCAACAAAGCCTGCTTAG
- a CDS encoding peptide ABC transporter substrate-binding protein: MQCTRRPSIERPNYKGDAVEIKKTAAVIAAGALTLGLAACGDSGSSDATGADSGSTGGDNYVLVNGSEPQNPLVPGDTNEVGGGRIVDNIYAGLKYYDAEGNAHNEMAESIELEGEKTFKVVLKDDVKWSDGTPVKAEDFVNAWNLTMKEALLSASFYEPIMGFEEGKESMEGLKVIDDKTFTIELDQPEADFPEQLGYSAFFPLHPSAMDDLKAYGENPITNGPYKLAEWNHNQDATIVPNEEYTGDRKPQNDGVTFVFYAQQSAAYADLLAGNLDVLDAIPDSAFSTYEDELGDRAINQPAAVFQSFTIPENLEHFSGEEGNLRRQALSKAINRQEITGTIFQGTRTPATDFTSPVIPGHSDNLNGAEVLDYDPEEAKRLWDAADEIAPFQGEFTIGYNADGGHQPWVDAVTNSIRNTLGIDAVGNAYPDFKSLRDDVTKRNIKGAFRTGWQGDFPLLSNFLVPLYTTNASSNDGDYSNAEFDALLKRAAGASDAEEATPLYNEAQEILLRELPVIPLWYSNVTGGSSENVDNVVFSWKSQPVYYEITKK; encoded by the coding sequence ATGCAATGCACTAGACGGCCGTCCATTGAACGACCTAACTACAAAGGAGATGCTGTGGAAATCAAGAAGACAGCAGCCGTAATTGCGGCAGGCGCCCTGACCCTGGGCCTGGCGGCATGCGGAGATTCCGGATCGAGCGACGCCACTGGCGCAGACTCCGGATCCACCGGCGGAGACAACTACGTCCTCGTCAACGGCTCCGAGCCGCAGAACCCGCTGGTGCCGGGCGACACTAACGAAGTTGGTGGCGGCCGCATCGTCGACAACATCTACGCGGGCCTGAAGTACTACGACGCCGAAGGCAACGCTCACAACGAGATGGCCGAATCCATCGAGCTGGAAGGCGAAAAGACCTTCAAAGTTGTGCTCAAAGACGACGTGAAGTGGTCTGACGGCACCCCGGTCAAGGCCGAGGACTTCGTCAACGCGTGGAACCTCACCATGAAAGAAGCCCTCCTGTCCGCCTCCTTCTACGAACCAATCATGGGCTTCGAGGAAGGCAAGGAGTCTATGGAAGGCCTGAAGGTCATCGACGACAAGACCTTCACCATCGAGCTCGACCAGCCGGAAGCCGACTTCCCGGAGCAGCTCGGCTACTCCGCTTTCTTCCCGCTCCACCCCTCCGCGATGGACGACCTCAAAGCCTACGGTGAAAACCCGATCACCAACGGCCCGTACAAGCTGGCTGAGTGGAACCACAACCAGGACGCCACCATCGTGCCGAACGAGGAGTACACCGGCGACCGCAAGCCGCAAAACGACGGCGTGACCTTCGTCTTCTATGCCCAGCAGTCCGCGGCCTACGCTGACCTTTTGGCGGGCAACCTTGATGTTCTCGACGCCATCCCGGACTCCGCGTTTTCCACCTACGAAGATGAACTGGGCGACCGCGCCATCAACCAGCCGGCCGCGGTTTTCCAGTCCTTCACCATCCCGGAAAACCTCGAGCACTTCAGCGGTGAGGAAGGCAACCTGCGCCGCCAGGCGCTGTCTAAGGCAATCAACCGCCAGGAAATCACCGGCACCATCTTCCAGGGCACCCGCACCCCGGCCACCGACTTCACCTCCCCGGTCATCCCAGGCCACTCGGACAACCTCAACGGCGCCGAGGTGTTGGACTACGACCCGGAGGAAGCTAAGCGTCTGTGGGACGCAGCCGACGAGATCGCCCCGTTCCAAGGAGAGTTCACCATCGGCTACAACGCTGACGGTGGCCACCAGCCGTGGGTTGATGCGGTGACGAACTCCATCCGCAACACCCTCGGCATCGACGCTGTGGGCAACGCCTACCCGGACTTCAAGTCGCTGCGCGACGACGTGACCAAGCGCAACATCAAGGGAGCTTTCCGGACCGGTTGGCAAGGTGACTTCCCGTTGTTGAGCAACTTCCTGGTTCCGCTCTACACCACCAACGCCAGCTCCAACGACGGTGACTACTCTAACGCCGAGTTCGATGCGCTGCTTAAGAGGGCTGCTGGTGCGAGCGATGCTGAGGAGGCAACCCCGCTCTACAACGAGGCGCAGGAGATCTTGCTTCGGGAACTGCCGGTTATTCCGCTGTGGTACTCCAACGTCACCGGTGGCTCCTCGGAAAACGTCGACAACGTGGTCTTCTCCTGGAAGTCCCAGCCGGTCTACTACGAGATCACCAAGAAGTAA
- a CDS encoding ABC transporter permease, with protein MLRYIGRRLLQMIPVFFGATLLLYALVFLMPGDPVEALGGDRGLSEAARARIEAEYNLDKPFIVQYLLYIKGIFVGDFGTTFSGQPVSKVMANAFPVTLKLAVMALAIEAVLGIILGVIAGVRRGGIFDSTILVATLFVIAVPSFVIGFVLQYLVGVKWGLLPVTVGRNETFTALLMPAIVLGLLSTAYVVRLTRQSVSENLRADYVRTARAKGLGNGRVMSHHVLRNSLIPVVTFLGADLGALMSGAIVTEGIFGINGVGGTIYQAIIKGEPATVVSFTTVLVIVYIVANLVVDLLYAVLDPRIRYA; from the coding sequence ATGTTGCGATACATCGGGCGACGGCTCCTCCAGATGATCCCTGTCTTCTTCGGCGCGACGCTTCTGCTGTACGCGTTGGTGTTTCTCATGCCAGGTGATCCAGTAGAAGCTCTCGGCGGAGACCGGGGCTTGTCGGAGGCAGCGCGCGCACGAATCGAGGCAGAGTACAACCTCGATAAGCCTTTCATCGTCCAATACTTGCTCTATATCAAAGGTATCTTCGTCGGAGACTTCGGAACGACTTTCTCCGGCCAACCCGTGAGCAAGGTGATGGCAAACGCTTTCCCGGTCACCCTCAAACTCGCCGTGATGGCGTTGGCCATTGAGGCAGTGCTGGGCATCATCTTGGGCGTGATAGCCGGTGTTCGCCGCGGCGGAATCTTCGATTCCACCATTTTGGTGGCAACGCTGTTCGTCATCGCGGTGCCCTCCTTCGTCATCGGTTTCGTGCTGCAATACCTCGTCGGCGTGAAATGGGGACTTTTGCCCGTCACCGTGGGACGCAACGAAACTTTCACCGCGTTGCTCATGCCCGCGATCGTGCTGGGCTTGCTATCAACGGCGTATGTGGTCAGACTCACGCGACAGTCAGTCAGTGAGAACCTGCGCGCGGACTACGTGCGCACCGCCCGCGCGAAAGGGCTCGGCAACGGCCGTGTCATGTCGCACCATGTGCTGCGCAACTCGTTGATCCCGGTGGTTACCTTCCTGGGCGCCGACCTCGGCGCCTTGATGAGTGGCGCGATCGTTACCGAAGGGATCTTCGGCATCAACGGCGTCGGCGGCACGATCTACCAGGCCATCATTAAAGGTGAGCCCGCCACGGTGGTGTCTTTTACCACCGTGCTCGTCATCGTCTATATCGTGGCTAACCTAGTAGTCGACCTCCTCTACGCAGTTCTCGACCCAAGGATCCGCTATGCATAG
- a CDS encoding cupin domain-containing protein, whose product MSDALRTDHGPHPFVTNIETATVNNDAFRDTLWTGKYLQLTVMSIEPGGEIGAEIHDGHDQFLRVEAGELHAMIGESEDNLEVDQVVKHDDAIFVPSGKWHNFVNEGTETAKVYSIYAPPEHKPGTFHKTKDEADNDPQETDGV is encoded by the coding sequence ATGTCTGACGCATTGCGCACCGATCACGGACCTCATCCCTTCGTCACAAACATTGAGACGGCAACCGTCAACAATGATGCCTTTCGTGACACTCTCTGGACCGGCAAGTACCTCCAGCTAACCGTCATGTCAATCGAACCAGGCGGCGAAATCGGCGCCGAAATCCACGACGGCCACGACCAGTTCCTCCGCGTCGAGGCGGGCGAGTTGCACGCAATGATCGGCGAGAGCGAGGACAACCTCGAGGTCGACCAGGTAGTCAAGCACGACGACGCCATTTTCGTGCCCTCCGGCAAGTGGCACAACTTCGTCAACGAGGGCACCGAGACCGCCAAGGTCTACTCCATTTACGCTCCGCCGGAGCACAAACCCGGCACCTTCCACAAAACCAAAGACGAGGCGGACAACGACCCGCAGGAGACGGACGGGGTCTAA